The following are from one region of the Cellulomonas sp. WB94 genome:
- a CDS encoding acyl-CoA dehydrogenase family protein codes for MTTTPDALSDELLARIAGRAAGYDRDNAFPHEDLADLAAAGYLKAFVPASRGGLGLSLELVAREQVRLAAAAPATALAVNMHLVVTGIAAALVARGDESLAFVLDDAANGEVYAFGNSEGGNDLVMFDSRTRAEPQPDGGYLFTGTKIFTSLSPVWTRIALFGRDDTDPAAPLLVHAVVDRDAGGIEVGDDWDTLGMRATQSCTTRFTAAPARADRVYRRLPVGPSPDPFIFALFATFEILLAAVYTGIGQRALELAVAAAHRRTSMKNGGKSYAQDPDIRWKVAEAAIAQDAMLPQVTRLARDVDELADHGTQWFPRLVGLKVRATESARFVVDQALRVGGGSSYFAGNELGRLYRDVLAGIFHPSDGESAHATVANAWLGPVQRD; via the coding sequence ATGACGACAACTCCCGATGCCCTGAGCGACGAGCTGCTGGCCCGGATCGCCGGTCGTGCTGCCGGCTACGACCGCGACAACGCCTTCCCGCACGAGGACCTCGCTGACCTCGCTGCAGCCGGCTACCTCAAGGCCTTCGTCCCGGCGTCGCGCGGAGGACTCGGCCTGAGCCTCGAGCTCGTCGCGCGCGAGCAGGTGCGGCTCGCCGCCGCCGCGCCCGCCACGGCGCTCGCCGTCAACATGCACCTCGTCGTGACGGGCATCGCGGCGGCGCTCGTCGCGCGCGGCGACGAGTCGCTCGCCTTCGTGCTCGACGACGCGGCCAACGGCGAGGTCTACGCGTTCGGCAACTCCGAGGGCGGCAACGACCTCGTCATGTTCGACTCCCGCACGCGCGCCGAGCCGCAGCCCGACGGGGGCTACCTGTTCACGGGCACGAAGATCTTCACGTCCCTGTCCCCGGTCTGGACGCGGATCGCGCTGTTCGGTCGGGACGACACCGACCCCGCCGCGCCGCTGCTCGTGCACGCCGTCGTCGACCGCGACGCGGGTGGGATCGAGGTCGGCGACGACTGGGACACGCTCGGCATGCGTGCGACGCAGAGCTGCACGACCCGGTTCACCGCTGCGCCCGCGCGGGCGGACCGCGTCTACCGGCGGCTACCCGTCGGCCCGAGCCCCGACCCGTTCATCTTCGCGCTGTTCGCGACCTTCGAGATCCTGCTCGCCGCCGTGTACACGGGGATCGGGCAGCGGGCCCTCGAGCTTGCCGTCGCCGCGGCGCACCGGCGGACGTCGATGAAGAACGGCGGCAAGTCGTACGCCCAGGATCCCGACATCCGCTGGAAGGTCGCCGAGGCAGCCATCGCGCAGGATGCGATGCTGCCTCAGGTCACGAGGCTCGCGCGGGACGTCGACGAGCTCGCCGACCACGGGACCCAGTGGTTCCCGCGGCTGGTGGGGCTCAAGGTGCGGGCGACCGAGAGCGCCCGGTTCGTGGTCGACCAGGCGCTGCGGGTCGGTGGGGGATCGTCGTACTTCGCCGGCAACGAGCTCGGCAGGCTCTACCGCGACGTGCTCGCGGGGATCTTCCACCCCTCCGACGGGGAGTCGGCGCACGCGACCGTCGCGAACGCCTGGCTCGGCCCGGTGCAGCGCGACTGA
- a CDS encoding YciI family protein — MSIFAVEYTYNDLPDLRTQELARHRAYLGSLAEDGRLLGSGPYTDGSPGALLVFRVDGRAALDTLLAADPFAVVGLIAEARVRTWDLVLGGWADGV, encoded by the coding sequence ATGTCGATCTTCGCCGTCGAGTACACGTACAACGACCTTCCCGACCTCCGCACGCAGGAGCTCGCGCGTCACCGCGCCTACCTGGGGTCGCTCGCGGAGGACGGACGCCTGCTCGGTTCGGGTCCCTACACCGACGGGTCTCCCGGCGCTCTGCTCGTCTTCCGCGTCGACGGGCGCGCGGCTCTCGACACGCTGCTCGCGGCCGACCCGTTCGCGGTCGTCGGCCTCATCGCCGAGGCCAGGGTCCGGACGTGGGACCTCGTCCTCGGCGGGTGGGCCGACGGGGTCTGA
- a CDS encoding peptidase E, translated as MTTTAPTILATSGGHVAGVRTSLEFGPLVRHAVDLSGVTGRPRVCHLGTAGGDQAGFRGEADEAARLAGFDLAHLRLFTMPNVEDIEGFLLDQDVVWVGGGSVANLLAVWRVHGLDQIFRRVWEAGVVLAGVSAGSICWYVGGTTDSFGPDLRAVTNGLGLLPFGNGVHYDSEAGRRPLVHRLVADGSLPTTHCTDDGVGLVYRGTELVGAVSERAGKGAYIIRAVDGTAVEERIEPVALPGSR; from the coding sequence GTGACGACCACAGCGCCCACGATCCTGGCAACCTCCGGAGGGCATGTCGCGGGGGTGCGCACATCCCTCGAGTTCGGACCCCTCGTCCGCCATGCCGTCGATCTCTCGGGGGTCACCGGTCGACCCCGGGTCTGTCATCTCGGCACGGCCGGCGGTGACCAGGCGGGCTTCCGCGGCGAGGCCGACGAGGCCGCTCGGCTCGCTGGCTTCGACCTCGCGCACCTGCGGCTCTTCACGATGCCGAACGTCGAGGACATTGAGGGGTTCCTGCTCGACCAGGACGTCGTCTGGGTCGGGGGAGGCTCCGTCGCGAACCTCCTGGCGGTGTGGCGCGTGCACGGCCTCGACCAGATCTTCCGGCGCGTCTGGGAGGCAGGCGTCGTCCTCGCCGGTGTCAGCGCCGGCTCGATCTGCTGGTACGTCGGAGGCACGACCGACTCGTTCGGCCCCGACCTGCGCGCCGTGACGAACGGCCTCGGCCTGCTGCCGTTCGGCAACGGCGTGCACTACGACTCCGAGGCGGGGCGGCGTCCGCTCGTGCACCGGCTCGTCGCCGACGGCTCCCTGCCGACGACGCACTGCACGGACGACGGTGTCGGGCTGGTGTACCGCGGGACGGAGCTCGTCGGAGCCGTCTCCGAGCGCGCGGGCAAGGGCGCCTACATCATCCGGGCAGTCGACGGCACCGCGGTCGAGGAGCGCATCGAGCCGGTTGCCCTCCCGGGGTCGCGCTGA
- a CDS encoding TerC family protein, producing MHVSLLVWIVSLGLSGALLVVDVAVVGRRPHVPSTGESLRHLALYIGLAVLFGLGVWGVSGAQYAGEFYAGWLTEYSLSVDNLFIFLLIMTKFAVPRAYQQTALLVGIILALVFRGIFIGLGAAVIANFGWVFYLFGLFLVWTAVKVAREGEADEEDYTPPLLLRIVQKRLPATDDYRGVRLTLVEGGRRLVTPMLIVLVALGATDLLFAFDSIPAIFGLTREPYLVLMANLFALMGLRQLYFLIGGLLTRLVYLNIGLGVLLGFIGVKLVLHAMHENEVPFINGGQPVGWAPEVPIWLSLSAIVGILGVTTLASLAASRRDARREAKGVVPSV from the coding sequence GTGCACGTCTCCCTTCTCGTGTGGATCGTCTCCCTCGGCCTCTCCGGCGCCCTGCTCGTCGTGGACGTCGCCGTCGTGGGGCGCCGCCCGCACGTGCCCAGCACCGGTGAGTCCCTGCGCCACCTGGCGCTCTACATCGGGCTCGCGGTGCTGTTCGGCCTGGGTGTCTGGGGCGTGTCGGGAGCGCAGTACGCGGGGGAGTTCTACGCGGGCTGGCTCACCGAGTACTCGCTCTCGGTCGACAACCTGTTCATCTTCTTGCTGATCATGACCAAGTTCGCCGTGCCGCGGGCCTACCAGCAGACGGCACTGCTCGTGGGCATCATCCTGGCGCTCGTGTTCCGAGGGATCTTCATCGGCCTGGGCGCCGCCGTCATCGCCAACTTTGGCTGGGTGTTCTACCTCTTCGGCCTGTTCCTCGTGTGGACCGCCGTCAAGGTGGCGCGCGAGGGCGAGGCCGACGAGGAGGACTACACGCCGCCGCTGCTGCTGCGCATCGTCCAGAAGCGACTCCCGGCGACCGACGACTACCGGGGCGTGCGGCTGACCCTCGTCGAGGGTGGACGCCGGCTCGTGACCCCCATGCTCATCGTGCTGGTGGCACTCGGTGCGACCGACCTGCTGTTCGCGTTCGACTCGATCCCCGCGATCTTCGGGTTGACCCGTGAGCCGTACCTCGTCCTCATGGCCAACCTGTTCGCGCTCATGGGGCTGCGCCAGCTGTACTTCCTGATCGGGGGCCTGCTGACCCGCCTGGTGTACCTGAACATCGGGCTCGGCGTGCTGCTCGGTTTCATCGGGGTGAAGCTCGTCCTGCATGCGATGCATGAGAACGAGGTGCCGTTCATCAACGGTGGCCAGCCGGTCGGGTGGGCGCCTGAGGTGCCGATCTGGTTGTCGTTGAGCGCGATCGTCGGGATCCTCGGAGTCACCACGCTCGCGAGCCTGGCGGCGTCACGGCGCGATGCCCGTCGTGAGGCCAAGGGCGTCGTGCCGAGCGTCTGA